A genomic stretch from Thunnus maccoyii chromosome 19, fThuMac1.1, whole genome shotgun sequence includes:
- the cabp1b gene encoding calcium-binding protein 1b isoform X2 has product MCLSPLILLLKPSTLPPPCWLLVDSMLPQTESQSLPLFLPLLPCLAPLPRMLLQDQKKNYKAVQSCEEGGSGGAYLEPLVALAQNGANMHNVLGPACIFLRKGFAESRQADRELRPEEMDELREAFKEFDKDKDGFIGCKDLGNCMRTMGYMPTEMELIELSQQINMNLGGHVDFEDFVELMGPKLLAETADMIGVKELRDAFKEFDTNGDGQISTAELREAMKKLLGQQVGHRDLEDILRDIDLNGDGHVDFEEFVRMMSR; this is encoded by the exons ATGTGTCTGTCACCTCTGATCCTGCTTTTGAAACCCTCCACACTCCCACCTCCATGTTGGCTCCTTGTTGACTCTATGCTGCCACAAACTGAGTCACAGTCTCTACCCCTGTTTTTGCCCCTGCTCCCATGTCTGGCCCCCCTGCCCCGGATGCTGCTTCAGGACCAAAAGAAGAACTACAAAGCAGTGCAGTCCTGTGAGGAGGGGGGCTCTGGGGGGGCCTATCTTGAGCCGCTAGTGGCCCTGGCCCAGAACGGAGCCAACATGCACAACGTGCTGGGGCCTGCATGCATCTTTCTACGCAAGGGCTTCGCTGAGAGCCGGCAGGCT GACAGAGAGTTGAGGCCAGAGGAAATGGATG AGTTGCGTGAGGCATTCAAGGAgtttgacaaagacaaagatggGTTTATCGGCTGCAAAGACCTGGGAAACTGCATGAGAACTATGGGCTACATGCCAACAGAGATGGAGTTAATAGAACTGAGCCAGCAGATCAACATGAATT TGGGAGGACATGTTGACTTTGAGGACTTTGTTGAACTCATGGGGCCCAAACTTCTGGCTGAAACTGCAGACATGATTGGTGTAAAGGAGCTGAGGGATGCATTCAAGGAG tttgacaCAAATGGCGATGGCCAGATCAGCACAGCAGAACTTAGAGAAGCAATGAAAAAACTTTTAGGACAACAG GTTGGCCACAGAGATCTAGAGGACATCCTACGAGACATCGACCTCAACGGAGATGGCCACGTAGACtttgaag AATTTGTGCGAATGATGTCCCGATGA
- the cabp1b gene encoding calcium-binding protein 1b isoform X4, producing the protein MGNSVKSLKIFTKKVRFDQKKNYKAVQSCEEGGSGGAYLEPLVALAQNGANMHNVLGPACIFLRKGFAESRQADRELRPEEMDELREAFKEFDKDKDGFIGCKDLGNCMRTMGYMPTEMELIELSQQINMNLGGHVDFEDFVELMGPKLLAETADMIGVKELRDAFKEFDTNGDGQISTAELREAMKKLLGQQVGHRDLEDILRDIDLNGDGHVDFEEFVRMMSR; encoded by the exons atgggCAACTCTGTAAAGTCGCTTAAAATTTTCACCAAGAAGGTAAGGTTT GACCAAAAGAAGAACTACAAAGCAGTGCAGTCCTGTGAGGAGGGGGGCTCTGGGGGGGCCTATCTTGAGCCGCTAGTGGCCCTGGCCCAGAACGGAGCCAACATGCACAACGTGCTGGGGCCTGCATGCATCTTTCTACGCAAGGGCTTCGCTGAGAGCCGGCAGGCT GACAGAGAGTTGAGGCCAGAGGAAATGGATG AGTTGCGTGAGGCATTCAAGGAgtttgacaaagacaaagatggGTTTATCGGCTGCAAAGACCTGGGAAACTGCATGAGAACTATGGGCTACATGCCAACAGAGATGGAGTTAATAGAACTGAGCCAGCAGATCAACATGAATT TGGGAGGACATGTTGACTTTGAGGACTTTGTTGAACTCATGGGGCCCAAACTTCTGGCTGAAACTGCAGACATGATTGGTGTAAAGGAGCTGAGGGATGCATTCAAGGAG tttgacaCAAATGGCGATGGCCAGATCAGCACAGCAGAACTTAGAGAAGCAATGAAAAAACTTTTAGGACAACAG GTTGGCCACAGAGATCTAGAGGACATCCTACGAGACATCGACCTCAACGGAGATGGCCACGTAGACtttgaag AATTTGTGCGAATGATGTCCCGATGA
- the cabp1b gene encoding calcium-binding protein 1b isoform X3 produces MHNVLGPACIFLRKGFAESRQADRELRPEEMDELREAFKEFDKDKDGFIGCKDLGNCMRTMGYMPTEMELIELSQQINMNLGGHVDFEDFVELMGPKLLAETADMIGVKELRDAFKEFDTNGDGQISTAELREAMKKLLGQQVGHRDLEDILRDIDLNGDGHVDFEEFVRMMSR; encoded by the exons ATGCACAACGTGCTGGGGCCTGCATGCATCTTTCTACGCAAGGGCTTCGCTGAGAGCCGGCAGGCT GACAGAGAGTTGAGGCCAGAGGAAATGGATG AGTTGCGTGAGGCATTCAAGGAgtttgacaaagacaaagatggGTTTATCGGCTGCAAAGACCTGGGAAACTGCATGAGAACTATGGGCTACATGCCAACAGAGATGGAGTTAATAGAACTGAGCCAGCAGATCAACATGAATT TGGGAGGACATGTTGACTTTGAGGACTTTGTTGAACTCATGGGGCCCAAACTTCTGGCTGAAACTGCAGACATGATTGGTGTAAAGGAGCTGAGGGATGCATTCAAGGAG tttgacaCAAATGGCGATGGCCAGATCAGCACAGCAGAACTTAGAGAAGCAATGAAAAAACTTTTAGGACAACAG GTTGGCCACAGAGATCTAGAGGACATCCTACGAGACATCGACCTCAACGGAGATGGCCACGTAGACtttgaag AATTTGTGCGAATGATGTCCCGATGA